The following proteins come from a genomic window of Athalia rosae chromosome 1, iyAthRosa1.1, whole genome shotgun sequence:
- the LOC105693345 gene encoding ankyrin repeat and death domain-containing protein 1A-like isoform X2, producing MSDNEDLKVTKNKVPPPLNLSEAIEDEALNQKTARILKNDLLLHEAVIKNEADSVRKVLKETVDVDSRNNYGRAPIHWAASKGNTDIIEMLIQAKCDIEVRDKFGMRPLHMAAWYGHREAVKMLINAGANVSAVNKKHYTLLMCGARGNSVGVVEYLAEAVESLSGEATDCTGATALHHAALAGHPAVITALANVPGVKLSATDKKGQTAIHCACAEGHLEAVEVLIGLGANVDVQDNEGNTPLHVTTLTRHTGIAQLLLRVGASTDLRDEAGLTALHVAASQGCKGILESLVQQGVVLDKQCKKGNTPLHMACQNNEVDTVEILINRGADLNCLNTRLQSPIHIAAEMGHTDICKLLLAAGANIEQREQGGKTPLYIAARGSFTAIVDMIIRTARLDYPTPEDSNSDKEVRELTPARRRWREESRGGSVSSASINLTERVKSILWRLAYKQLAPPDWKKLALHWAFTHEQIRAIEHQYTGPSSFKEHGYRMLLIWASGLHPEVNLVKELYEALSAIDKKAVGGKLRVFSFAPIKTLTRYFIFRKNSPLQMRYGRSWIKKPRANRNRTNEDVTNAR from the exons TACTTAAGAACGACCTGCTTTTACACGAAGCTGTGATAAAGAACGAAGCTGACAGCGTCAGAAAGGTGCTCAAAGAGACTGTTGACGTTGATTCGAGGAACAAC tacgGACGAGCGCCGATTCACTGGGCTGCATCCAAGGGAAATACCGATATAATCGAGATGCTGATCCAAGCAAAGTGTGACATCGAAGTAAGGGACAAG TTTGGTATGCGTCCGTTGCACATGGCGGCGTGGTACGGCCACCGGGAAGCTGTCAAGATGTTAATTAATGCTGGGGCAAATGTTTCCGCAGTAAACAAG AAGCATTATACTCTTCTGATGTGTGGCGCCCGTGGGAACAGCGTGGGTGTTGTCGAATACCTCGCGGAAGCTGTGGAATCGCTGAGCGGCGAAGCCACGGATTGCACGGGAGCCACAGCACTCCATCACGCTGCCCTCGCAGGACATCCCGCCGTCATCACCGCTTTGGCGAATGTCCCGGGTGTCAAGTTGTCCGCAACGGACAAG aAAGGTCAAACTGCGATCCACTGCGCTTGTGCGGAGGGTCACCTCGAGGCGGTAGAAGTTCTGATAGGGCTTGGAGCGAACGTAGACGTCCAGGACAATGAGGGCAACACCCCTTTGCACGTAACAACCCTTACCAGACACACGGGTATCGCGCAACTTCTCCTACGTGTCGGTGCGAGCACCGACCTTCGGGACGAG GCTGGGCTGACCGCTTTGCACGTTGCGGCTAGTCAAGGGTGCAAAGGAATTCTCGAATCACTCGTTCAGCAGGGCGTTGTTCTCGACAAACAATGCAAG AAAGGAAATACCCCGCTGCACATGGCGTGTCAGAACAACGAAGTAGACACGGTGGAAATACTCATCAACAGAGGAGCTGACTTGAACTGTCTGAACACT AGACTCCAATCACCGATTCATATAGCTGCGGAGATGGGACACACCGATATTTGCAAACTGTTACTAGCCGCTGGGGCAAACATCGAACAACGAGAGCAG GGCGGAAAGACACCTCTCTACATAGCAGCGCGAGGAAGTTTCACGGCGATTGTAGATATGATAATCAGGACTGCTAGATTGGATTACCCGACACCG GAAGATTCCAACTCGGACAAGGAAGTCAGGGAATTGACGCCAGCCAGGAGACGTTGGCGAGAAGAATCGAGAGGCGGAAGTGTTTCGAGCGCGAGTATCAATCTGACCGAAAGAGTAAAGTCCATTCTTTGGAGATTAGCTTACAAACAACTCGCTCCCCCCGACTGGAAGAAATTAGCTCTGCACTGGGCATTCACCCACGAACAGATCAGAGCTATAGAACATCAATACACAG GTCCATCCAGCTTTAAAGAGCACGGTTATCGAATGCTGTTGATCTGGGCGTCGGGTTTGCATCCCGAGGTCAACCTGGTCAAGGAATTGTACGAGGCTCTATCCGCAATCGATAAAAAAGCTGTTGGTGGTAAGTTGCGAGTATTTTCATTCGCGCCCATCAAAACTCTGACACGttacttcatttttcgtaaaaattccCCGCTTCAGATGCGATACGGAAGAAGTTGGATCAAGAAACCGAGAGCAAATCGAAATCGAACAAACGAAGATGTCACAAATGCACGATAA
- the LOC105693345 gene encoding ankyrin repeat and death domain-containing protein 1A-like isoform X3, whose amino-acid sequence MSDNEDLKVTKNKVPPPLNLSEAIEDEALNQKTARILKNDLLLHEAVIKNEADSVRKVLKETVDVDSRNNYGRAPIHWAASKGNTDIIEMLIQAKCDIEVRDKFGMRPLHMAAWYGHREAVKMLINAGANVSAVNKKHYTLLMCGARGNSVGVVEYLAEAVESLSGEATDCTGATALHHAALAGHPAVITALANVPGVKLSATDKKGQTAIHCACAEGHLEAVEVLIGLGANVDVQDNEGNTPLHVTTLTRHTGIAQLLLRVGASTDLRDEAGLTALHVAASQGCKGILESLVQQGVVLDKQCKKGNTPLHMACQNNEVDTVEILINRGADLNCLNTRLQSPIHIAAEMGHTDICKLLLAAGANIEQREQGGKTPLYIAARGSFTAIVDMIIRTARLDYPTPEDSNSDKEVRELTPARRRWREESRGGSVSSASINLTERVKSILWRLAYKQLAPPDWKKLALHWAFTHEQIRAIEHQYTESIAGPSSFKEHGYRMLLIWASGLHPEVNLVKELYEALSAIDKKAVGDAIRKKLDQETESKSKSNKRRCHKCTIT is encoded by the exons TACTTAAGAACGACCTGCTTTTACACGAAGCTGTGATAAAGAACGAAGCTGACAGCGTCAGAAAGGTGCTCAAAGAGACTGTTGACGTTGATTCGAGGAACAAC tacgGACGAGCGCCGATTCACTGGGCTGCATCCAAGGGAAATACCGATATAATCGAGATGCTGATCCAAGCAAAGTGTGACATCGAAGTAAGGGACAAG TTTGGTATGCGTCCGTTGCACATGGCGGCGTGGTACGGCCACCGGGAAGCTGTCAAGATGTTAATTAATGCTGGGGCAAATGTTTCCGCAGTAAACAAG AAGCATTATACTCTTCTGATGTGTGGCGCCCGTGGGAACAGCGTGGGTGTTGTCGAATACCTCGCGGAAGCTGTGGAATCGCTGAGCGGCGAAGCCACGGATTGCACGGGAGCCACAGCACTCCATCACGCTGCCCTCGCAGGACATCCCGCCGTCATCACCGCTTTGGCGAATGTCCCGGGTGTCAAGTTGTCCGCAACGGACAAG aAAGGTCAAACTGCGATCCACTGCGCTTGTGCGGAGGGTCACCTCGAGGCGGTAGAAGTTCTGATAGGGCTTGGAGCGAACGTAGACGTCCAGGACAATGAGGGCAACACCCCTTTGCACGTAACAACCCTTACCAGACACACGGGTATCGCGCAACTTCTCCTACGTGTCGGTGCGAGCACCGACCTTCGGGACGAG GCTGGGCTGACCGCTTTGCACGTTGCGGCTAGTCAAGGGTGCAAAGGAATTCTCGAATCACTCGTTCAGCAGGGCGTTGTTCTCGACAAACAATGCAAG AAAGGAAATACCCCGCTGCACATGGCGTGTCAGAACAACGAAGTAGACACGGTGGAAATACTCATCAACAGAGGAGCTGACTTGAACTGTCTGAACACT AGACTCCAATCACCGATTCATATAGCTGCGGAGATGGGACACACCGATATTTGCAAACTGTTACTAGCCGCTGGGGCAAACATCGAACAACGAGAGCAG GGCGGAAAGACACCTCTCTACATAGCAGCGCGAGGAAGTTTCACGGCGATTGTAGATATGATAATCAGGACTGCTAGATTGGATTACCCGACACCG GAAGATTCCAACTCGGACAAGGAAGTCAGGGAATTGACGCCAGCCAGGAGACGTTGGCGAGAAGAATCGAGAGGCGGAAGTGTTTCGAGCGCGAGTATCAATCTGACCGAAAGAGTAAAGTCCATTCTTTGGAGATTAGCTTACAAACAACTCGCTCCCCCCGACTGGAAGAAATTAGCTCTGCACTGGGCATTCACCCACGAACAGATCAGAGCTATAGAACATCAATACACAG AATCAATCGCAGGTCCATCCAGCTTTAAAGAGCACGGTTATCGAATGCTGTTGATCTGGGCGTCGGGTTTGCATCCCGAGGTCAACCTGGTCAAGGAATTGTACGAGGCTCTATCCGCAATCGATAAAAAAGCTGTTGGTG ATGCGATACGGAAGAAGTTGGATCAAGAAACCGAGAGCAAATCGAAATCGAACAAACGAAGATGTCACAAATGCACGATAACTTGA
- the LOC105693345 gene encoding ankyrin repeat and death domain-containing protein 1A-like isoform X4, whose protein sequence is MSDNEDLKVTKNKVPPPLNLSEAIEDEALNQKTARILKNDLLLHEAVIKNEADSVRKVLKETVDVDSRNNYGRAPIHWAASKGNTDIIEMLIQAKCDIEVRDKFGMRPLHMAAWYGHREAVKMLINAGANVSAVNKKHYTLLMCGARGNSVGVVEYLAEAVESLSGEATDCTGATALHHAALAGHPAVITALANVPGVKLSATDKKGQTAIHCACAEGHLEAVEVLIGLGANVDVQDNEGNTPLHVTTLTRHTGIAQLLLRVGASTDLRDEAGLTALHVAASQGCKGILESLVQQGVVLDKQCKKGNTPLHMACQNNEVDTVEILINRGADLNCLNTRLQSPIHIAAEMGHTDICKLLLAAGANIEQREQGGKTPLYIAARGSFTAIVDMIIRTARLDYPTPEDSNSDKEVRELTPARRRWREESRGGSVSSASINLTERVKSILWRLAYKQLAPPDWKKLALHWAFTHEQIRAIEHQYTGPSSFKEHGYRMLLIWASGLHPEVNLVKELYEALSAIDKKAVGDAIRKKLDQETESKSKSNKRRCHKCTIT, encoded by the exons TACTTAAGAACGACCTGCTTTTACACGAAGCTGTGATAAAGAACGAAGCTGACAGCGTCAGAAAGGTGCTCAAAGAGACTGTTGACGTTGATTCGAGGAACAAC tacgGACGAGCGCCGATTCACTGGGCTGCATCCAAGGGAAATACCGATATAATCGAGATGCTGATCCAAGCAAAGTGTGACATCGAAGTAAGGGACAAG TTTGGTATGCGTCCGTTGCACATGGCGGCGTGGTACGGCCACCGGGAAGCTGTCAAGATGTTAATTAATGCTGGGGCAAATGTTTCCGCAGTAAACAAG AAGCATTATACTCTTCTGATGTGTGGCGCCCGTGGGAACAGCGTGGGTGTTGTCGAATACCTCGCGGAAGCTGTGGAATCGCTGAGCGGCGAAGCCACGGATTGCACGGGAGCCACAGCACTCCATCACGCTGCCCTCGCAGGACATCCCGCCGTCATCACCGCTTTGGCGAATGTCCCGGGTGTCAAGTTGTCCGCAACGGACAAG aAAGGTCAAACTGCGATCCACTGCGCTTGTGCGGAGGGTCACCTCGAGGCGGTAGAAGTTCTGATAGGGCTTGGAGCGAACGTAGACGTCCAGGACAATGAGGGCAACACCCCTTTGCACGTAACAACCCTTACCAGACACACGGGTATCGCGCAACTTCTCCTACGTGTCGGTGCGAGCACCGACCTTCGGGACGAG GCTGGGCTGACCGCTTTGCACGTTGCGGCTAGTCAAGGGTGCAAAGGAATTCTCGAATCACTCGTTCAGCAGGGCGTTGTTCTCGACAAACAATGCAAG AAAGGAAATACCCCGCTGCACATGGCGTGTCAGAACAACGAAGTAGACACGGTGGAAATACTCATCAACAGAGGAGCTGACTTGAACTGTCTGAACACT AGACTCCAATCACCGATTCATATAGCTGCGGAGATGGGACACACCGATATTTGCAAACTGTTACTAGCCGCTGGGGCAAACATCGAACAACGAGAGCAG GGCGGAAAGACACCTCTCTACATAGCAGCGCGAGGAAGTTTCACGGCGATTGTAGATATGATAATCAGGACTGCTAGATTGGATTACCCGACACCG GAAGATTCCAACTCGGACAAGGAAGTCAGGGAATTGACGCCAGCCAGGAGACGTTGGCGAGAAGAATCGAGAGGCGGAAGTGTTTCGAGCGCGAGTATCAATCTGACCGAAAGAGTAAAGTCCATTCTTTGGAGATTAGCTTACAAACAACTCGCTCCCCCCGACTGGAAGAAATTAGCTCTGCACTGGGCATTCACCCACGAACAGATCAGAGCTATAGAACATCAATACACAG GTCCATCCAGCTTTAAAGAGCACGGTTATCGAATGCTGTTGATCTGGGCGTCGGGTTTGCATCCCGAGGTCAACCTGGTCAAGGAATTGTACGAGGCTCTATCCGCAATCGATAAAAAAGCTGTTGGTG ATGCGATACGGAAGAAGTTGGATCAAGAAACCGAGAGCAAATCGAAATCGAACAAACGAAGATGTCACAAATGCACGATAACTTGA
- the LOC105693345 gene encoding ankyrin repeat and death domain-containing protein 1A-like isoform X1 has product MSDNEDLKVTKNKVPPPLNLSEAIEDEALNQKTARILKNDLLLHEAVIKNEADSVRKVLKETVDVDSRNNYGRAPIHWAASKGNTDIIEMLIQAKCDIEVRDKFGMRPLHMAAWYGHREAVKMLINAGANVSAVNKKHYTLLMCGARGNSVGVVEYLAEAVESLSGEATDCTGATALHHAALAGHPAVITALANVPGVKLSATDKKGQTAIHCACAEGHLEAVEVLIGLGANVDVQDNEGNTPLHVTTLTRHTGIAQLLLRVGASTDLRDEAGLTALHVAASQGCKGILESLVQQGVVLDKQCKKGNTPLHMACQNNEVDTVEILINRGADLNCLNTRLQSPIHIAAEMGHTDICKLLLAAGANIEQREQGGKTPLYIAARGSFTAIVDMIIRTARLDYPTPEDSNSDKEVRELTPARRRWREESRGGSVSSASINLTERVKSILWRLAYKQLAPPDWKKLALHWAFTHEQIRAIEHQYTESIAGPSSFKEHGYRMLLIWASGLHPEVNLVKELYEALSAIDKKAVGGKLRVFSFAPIKTLTRYFIFRKNSPLQMRYGRSWIKKPRANRNRTNEDVTNAR; this is encoded by the exons TACTTAAGAACGACCTGCTTTTACACGAAGCTGTGATAAAGAACGAAGCTGACAGCGTCAGAAAGGTGCTCAAAGAGACTGTTGACGTTGATTCGAGGAACAAC tacgGACGAGCGCCGATTCACTGGGCTGCATCCAAGGGAAATACCGATATAATCGAGATGCTGATCCAAGCAAAGTGTGACATCGAAGTAAGGGACAAG TTTGGTATGCGTCCGTTGCACATGGCGGCGTGGTACGGCCACCGGGAAGCTGTCAAGATGTTAATTAATGCTGGGGCAAATGTTTCCGCAGTAAACAAG AAGCATTATACTCTTCTGATGTGTGGCGCCCGTGGGAACAGCGTGGGTGTTGTCGAATACCTCGCGGAAGCTGTGGAATCGCTGAGCGGCGAAGCCACGGATTGCACGGGAGCCACAGCACTCCATCACGCTGCCCTCGCAGGACATCCCGCCGTCATCACCGCTTTGGCGAATGTCCCGGGTGTCAAGTTGTCCGCAACGGACAAG aAAGGTCAAACTGCGATCCACTGCGCTTGTGCGGAGGGTCACCTCGAGGCGGTAGAAGTTCTGATAGGGCTTGGAGCGAACGTAGACGTCCAGGACAATGAGGGCAACACCCCTTTGCACGTAACAACCCTTACCAGACACACGGGTATCGCGCAACTTCTCCTACGTGTCGGTGCGAGCACCGACCTTCGGGACGAG GCTGGGCTGACCGCTTTGCACGTTGCGGCTAGTCAAGGGTGCAAAGGAATTCTCGAATCACTCGTTCAGCAGGGCGTTGTTCTCGACAAACAATGCAAG AAAGGAAATACCCCGCTGCACATGGCGTGTCAGAACAACGAAGTAGACACGGTGGAAATACTCATCAACAGAGGAGCTGACTTGAACTGTCTGAACACT AGACTCCAATCACCGATTCATATAGCTGCGGAGATGGGACACACCGATATTTGCAAACTGTTACTAGCCGCTGGGGCAAACATCGAACAACGAGAGCAG GGCGGAAAGACACCTCTCTACATAGCAGCGCGAGGAAGTTTCACGGCGATTGTAGATATGATAATCAGGACTGCTAGATTGGATTACCCGACACCG GAAGATTCCAACTCGGACAAGGAAGTCAGGGAATTGACGCCAGCCAGGAGACGTTGGCGAGAAGAATCGAGAGGCGGAAGTGTTTCGAGCGCGAGTATCAATCTGACCGAAAGAGTAAAGTCCATTCTTTGGAGATTAGCTTACAAACAACTCGCTCCCCCCGACTGGAAGAAATTAGCTCTGCACTGGGCATTCACCCACGAACAGATCAGAGCTATAGAACATCAATACACAG AATCAATCGCAGGTCCATCCAGCTTTAAAGAGCACGGTTATCGAATGCTGTTGATCTGGGCGTCGGGTTTGCATCCCGAGGTCAACCTGGTCAAGGAATTGTACGAGGCTCTATCCGCAATCGATAAAAAAGCTGTTGGTGGTAAGTTGCGAGTATTTTCATTCGCGCCCATCAAAACTCTGACACGttacttcatttttcgtaaaaattccCCGCTTCAGATGCGATACGGAAGAAGTTGGATCAAGAAACCGAGAGCAAATCGAAATCGAACAAACGAAGATGTCACAAATGCACGATAA